One segment of Paenibacillus rhizovicinus DNA contains the following:
- a CDS encoding S-layer homology domain-containing protein, with the protein MKVKLKAKWRGLTLALFVCTILFSIGILNVSAESTIIKGPYLLYTGSNSAMSVLWQTSDSQPNTIKWGTDTTYSLGEKSVETYGSDNQHKIDLTELQPATKYYYEVDGQAGSFVTAPAADATSVKFLSYGDSRTQPAYQEQVAALAREAYTADPAYQSLLLNSGDIASSDSESNWTAQYFMNDKTAYPALSALQSEVPMMGARGNHEGVGSVYEKYFPYPYVNDFYWSFDYGPVHISVMDEYADFKPGSAQYNWLINDLSTTTKPWKIVMGHQPAWGAGTHENNTDLQKYIHPILQQFGVPLYLNGHNHNYARAVVDGIQYITSGGGGAPSYDVDPSWPNIVTADKSYFLTKFDIEGDTMKVTSRRIDGTDIETITVKNTQTQLDISELTMTPDKDTLQTASPESSIKLGLAAVDSKNANVDLAGAVVRYFTDKPDRLTIAGDGTVSLKNKPVFNESAQVWAEIYDGSKLVTSNKVTIKIQNPDGLAEATLTTDRGSLSGDAKAKLGLSGKDSLGADLDLSSATVVYKPSLEDVLSISADGTVTVKNTPARTTAVTIQAAVTVGGITVDSNSVSILVGPSAGEDAQVLVAPIKGQYDDTEELADGTLDLESSDLEIVTEDSNQQILLRFADLAIPKGAKILDAYIQFSVDEPDKNVDPFDVNIYAEDVANSQLQDPPNVSSRVKTKDSVNWKDIPKWEVEHEAGPDQQTPNVASLVQDIVNKDEWVEGNTLGFILTGQGTRTAESFEGAGTHAEQIPQLHVIYQKADTTNPGNGGGTTPPSNGGGTTPPSNGGGTTPPDNGNGTTPPDNGNGTTNPGNGSGTTNPGNGSGTTNPGNGGGTPVIPANPFKDVDSHYDWAKDAIAVLADKGIINGTSATVFEPGKQITRADFMEMLVRMLDLKADVTSNFSDVKANDYFYKALGIVKALGIANGTGDDKFNPREFISRQDMMVLMSRAMDVTGMLDLSGTQADLNGFKDTAKLAPYAVKAVEEMINAGIVKGSGSLLNPTGQATRAETAQMIYRLYLMLQQNGSL; encoded by the coding sequence ATGAAGGTGAAGTTGAAAGCCAAATGGAGAGGTTTAACATTGGCTCTGTTTGTATGTACGATTCTGTTCTCTATCGGGATTTTAAACGTCTCGGCTGAAAGCACGATCATTAAGGGGCCGTATTTGCTGTATACAGGATCAAACAGCGCGATGAGCGTCCTTTGGCAGACGAGCGATAGCCAACCGAATACGATCAAGTGGGGGACCGACACCACTTATTCGCTGGGTGAAAAGTCCGTCGAGACATACGGTAGCGACAACCAGCACAAGATCGACCTCACCGAGTTGCAGCCGGCTACCAAGTATTACTATGAGGTAGACGGTCAGGCCGGTTCGTTCGTCACCGCTCCTGCGGCTGACGCAACTTCCGTGAAATTTCTCTCCTACGGCGACAGTCGTACCCAACCGGCTTACCAGGAGCAGGTAGCCGCCCTGGCACGGGAGGCTTATACCGCCGACCCAGCCTACCAGTCGCTTCTCCTGAACAGCGGGGATATTGCTTCGAGCGATTCCGAAAGCAACTGGACCGCTCAATACTTCATGAATGATAAGACCGCTTACCCGGCGTTGAGTGCTCTCCAGTCCGAGGTTCCGATGATGGGGGCAAGAGGCAACCATGAGGGCGTAGGTTCTGTCTACGAGAAGTACTTCCCTTATCCATACGTGAATGACTTTTACTGGTCCTTCGATTACGGTCCGGTCCATATCTCCGTAATGGACGAGTATGCGGACTTTAAGCCCGGCTCGGCGCAGTATAACTGGCTGATCAACGACTTGTCCACCACGACCAAACCGTGGAAAATCGTCATGGGCCATCAACCGGCTTGGGGTGCCGGCACGCATGAGAACAATACGGATCTCCAAAAATACATCCACCCTATCCTGCAGCAGTTTGGGGTACCGTTGTATCTGAACGGACACAATCACAACTATGCCCGTGCCGTGGTCGACGGGATTCAGTATATCACTTCCGGCGGCGGCGGCGCTCCGTCGTATGACGTGGACCCGAGCTGGCCGAATATCGTCACGGCCGATAAGTCGTACTTCTTGACCAAGTTCGATATTGAAGGGGACACGATGAAAGTAACCTCCCGTCGGATTGACGGCACGGATATCGAGACCATTACGGTTAAGAACACGCAGACTCAATTGGACATTTCCGAGCTGACCATGACCCCAGACAAAGATACGTTGCAAACGGCTTCCCCCGAAAGCAGCATTAAGCTGGGTCTGGCGGCTGTCGACAGCAAAAATGCAAATGTGGATCTTGCCGGTGCCGTTGTAAGATATTTCACGGATAAGCCGGACAGACTCACCATTGCGGGAGACGGAACAGTGTCGCTGAAGAACAAGCCTGTGTTTAACGAATCGGCTCAGGTTTGGGCTGAAATCTATGATGGCAGCAAATTGGTTACGAGTAACAAGGTGACCATCAAGATCCAAAATCCGGATGGGCTGGCGGAAGCGACATTGACAACGGATCGCGGTTCATTGTCCGGTGATGCCAAGGCTAAGCTAGGCTTGTCGGGGAAAGACAGTTTGGGAGCGGACTTGGATCTTTCTTCGGCTACCGTCGTCTATAAGCCAAGCTTGGAAGATGTCTTGTCCATTTCCGCTGACGGCACGGTAACTGTGAAAAATACGCCGGCTCGTACGACGGCCGTAACCATTCAGGCAGCAGTCACCGTCGGAGGAATAACGGTCGATAGTAATTCGGTATCCATCCTTGTCGGCCCTTCAGCGGGCGAAGATGCCCAAGTGCTCGTAGCTCCAATCAAAGGCCAATACGACGATACGGAAGAACTTGCAGATGGAACGTTGGATTTGGAGAGTTCCGACCTGGAAATTGTAACGGAAGACTCCAACCAACAGATCCTGCTCCGATTTGCTGACCTGGCTATTCCGAAAGGGGCGAAGATTCTTGACGCCTATATCCAGTTCTCCGTTGACGAGCCCGATAAAAACGTGGATCCGTTTGACGTGAATATTTATGCGGAGGACGTTGCGAACTCACAGCTGCAAGATCCCCCGAATGTTTCGTCGCGGGTTAAGACGAAGGATTCTGTAAACTGGAAGGATATACCTAAGTGGGAAGTCGAACATGAAGCCGGCCCGGATCAGCAAACGCCTAACGTTGCATCTTTGGTCCAGGACATCGTAAATAAGGATGAATGGGTTGAAGGAAATACATTGGGCTTCATTCTAACCGGTCAGGGCACCAGAACCGCCGAGTCTTTCGAAGGCGCAGGCACCCATGCAGAGCAGATTCCACAACTCCATGTCATCTACCAAAAAGCAGATACGACAAATCCGGGTAACGGCGGCGGAACGACGCCTCCGAGTAACGGCGGCGGAACGACGCCTCCGAGTAACGGCGGCGGAACGACGCCTCCGGACAACGGCAATGGAACGACGCCTCCGGACAACGGCAACGGAACGACGAATCCGGGTAACGGCAGCGGAACGACGAATCCGGGTAACGGCAGCGGAACGACGAATCCGGGTAACGGCGGCGGAACGCCGGTCATTCCGGCCAACCCGTTCAAAGACGTCGATTCGCATTACGACTGGGCAAAAGACGCGATCGCGGTGCTGGCCGACAAGGGCATCATCAACGGCACCTCGGCCACGGTCTTCGAGCCGGGCAAGCAGATCACGCGGGCGGACTTTATGGAAATGCTCGTCCGCATGCTGGACCTGAAGGCGGACGTCACGTCCAACTTCAGCGACGTGAAGGCGAACGACTACTTCTATAAAGCGCTTGGCATCGTCAAAGCGCTCGGCATCGCGAACGGTACGGGCGACGACAAGTTCAATCCGCGCGAATTCATCTCGCGTCAGGACATGATGGTCCTGATGAGCCGAGCGATGGATGTCACCGGCATGCTGGATCTAAGCGGCACGCAGGCAGATCTGAACGGCTTCAAGGACACGGCGAAGCTCGCGCCTTACGCGGTTAAAGCCGTGGAAGAAATGATCAATGCCGGTATCGTGAAGGGCAGCGGCTCCTTGCTGAACCCGACGGGTCAAGCGACGAGAGCGGAGACCGCGCAAATGATCTACCGTCTCTATCTGATGCTGCAGCAAAACGGCAGCCTTTAA